Proteins from a single region of Pyrus communis chromosome 6, drPyrComm1.1, whole genome shotgun sequence:
- the LOC137737432 gene encoding geranyl diphosphate phosphohydrolase-like — MVEQTQNMQNGIAAPRVVVVVCLLKGKKVLLGRRRSSIGDSKFSLPSGHLEFGESFEECAARELKEETDLDIKNIELLTVTNHVFREEAKPCHYVAIITRAVLADEDQEPRNMEPNMCDGWDWYEWDNLPEPLFWPLEKAVQAGFNPFRP, encoded by the exons ATGGTTGAGCAAACACAAAACATGCAAAACGGGATTGCGGCGCCGAGAGTGGTGGTTGTGGTGTGCCTGTTGAAAGGGAAGAAGGTGCTCTTAGGACGCCGTCGTTCCTCCATTGGTGACTCCAAGTTTTCCCTCCCCAGTGGTCACCTCGAGTTCG GTGAGAGCTTTGAGGAGTGTGCAGCAAGAGAGCTGAAGGAAGAAACTGACTTGGACATTAAAAATATAGAATTGCTGACGGTCACAAACCATGTGTTCCGAGAGGAAGCGAAGCCGTGCCACTACGTGGCGATTATCACCAGAGCAGTGTTAGCAGATGAAGATCAAGAACCTCGTAATATGGAGCCAAACATGTGTGATGGTTGGGATTGGTATGAGTGGGATAATCTCCCTGAGCCACTCTTTTGGCCTTTGGAAAAGGCGGTGCAGGCCGGATTTAATCCTTTCCGTCCATGA
- the LOC137738363 gene encoding protein MIZU-KUSSEI 1-like codes for MRTIMAAKTLHDSSLSFSRRYFHWKKKSEDEEDDDQENLNFSHLHFSEESSEKENHEELRIPVVPAETAVIPPKKHSLMSVSKLRSALTVFGKSHRSHRPVLGRRVMGTLFGYRRGHVHLAFQDEPKSAPAFLIELATPTSVLVREMASGLVRIALETEKKAEKKGLKLLEEPLWRTYCNGKKCGFAMKRECGGEEWKVLKALEAISMGAGVLPASDDGVGAEGELMYMRAKFERVAGSKDSEAFYMMNPDGSGGPELSIYLLRV; via the coding sequence ATGAGGACAAtcatggcagccaagacccttcACGATTCATCACTCTCTTTCTCCAGGAGGTACTTCCACTGGAAAAAGAAATCCGAGGACGAGGAGGACGACGACCAGGAAAACTTAAACTTCAGCCACTTGCATTTCTCGGAAGAATCATCGGAGAAAGAAAATCACGAGGAGCTCAGAATCCCAGTCGTCCCGGCAGAAACTGCAGTAATCCCACCAAAGAAGCACTCTTTAATGTCGGTCTCCAAGCTCCGCTCGGCTCTCACGGTGTTTGGAAAGAGCCACCGCTCTCACCGCCCCGTACTCGGCCGCAGAGTGATGGGCACTCTGTTCGGTTACCGGCGTGGACACGTCCACCTGGCATTTCAAGACGAACCCAAGTCGGCGCCCGCCTTCCTGATCGAGCTGGCGACGCCGACGAGCGTTCTGGTGCGAGAAATGGCATCTGGGTTGGTGCGGATAGCGCTGGAGACGGAGAAGAAAGCGGAGAAGAAGGGTTTGAAGTTACTGGAGGAGCCGCTGTGGAGGACTTACTGCAACGGGAAGAAATGCGGGTTTGCTATGAAGCGGGAGTGCGGCGGTGAGGAGTGGAAGGTGTTGAAAGCTCTGGAGGCGATTTCAATGGGGGCGGGAGTTCTGCCGGCGAGTGACGACGGCGTTGGGGCGGAGGGGGAGCTCATGTACATGAGAGCTAAGTTTGAGAGGGTTGCGGGGTCCAAGGACTCTGAGGCATTTTACATGATGAACCCTGATGGCTCTGGGGGTCCTGAGCTTAGCATTTATTTGCTTAGAGTTTAG